In Paenibacillus kyungheensis, the following are encoded in one genomic region:
- a CDS encoding AbrB/MazE/SpoVT family DNA-binding domain-containing protein gives MMKATGIVRKVDELGRVVIPIELRRVMNIDVKDGLEIFVDSDRIILKKYEPSCIFTGDSEDLIYFKGKMISRSAIEELMEAYRTQR, from the coding sequence ATGATGAAAGCAACTGGTATTGTAAGAAAAGTAGACGAATTAGGACGGGTCGTTATTCCAATCGAATTGCGCCGTGTAATGAATATTGATGTAAAAGATGGTTTAGAGATTTTTGTCGATAGCGATCGTATTATTTTGAAAAAATATGAGCCTTCTTGCATTTTCACAGGCGATTCAGAAGACCTTATCTATTTTAAAGGTAAAATGATTAGCCGTAGTGCTATTGAAGAATTGATGGAAGCTTACCGTACGCAACGTTAA